In Myxocyprinus asiaticus isolate MX2 ecotype Aquarium Trade chromosome 46, UBuf_Myxa_2, whole genome shotgun sequence, a single window of DNA contains:
- the LOC127436188 gene encoding dual specificity protein phosphatase 8-like isoform X2, which yields MPLDVVISPSESCFWPGIQRTEMRLKIRVGKMRKERKLRGGFVAFSSCFPGLCEGKPVATLPMSLSQPCLPVANVGLTRILPHLYLGSQKDVLNKDLMAQNGITYVLNASNTCPKPEFISESHFMRIPVNDNYCEKLLPWLDKTNEFIDKAKVSNCRVIVHCLAGISRSATIAIAYIMKTMGLSSDDAYRFVKDRRPSISPNFNFLGQLLEFEKGLRLLKALSSGQNNSEQLKESSEPRGHSSGDLEKGCLEAEKDSSELDAKLSSPTSLQQGFNGLNLSAERILDTNRLKRSFSLDIKSVYEPNHCPRLAPVHTEDVPKLCKLDSPEAGEANGVCQYSPGFAESPGLFPESSSRPRSRRKSKHNGSSAGSSPVHLHGLNFGRSLPAHKSPSLDDNLKPSLLLSLPTVGTGPMWTKHRDTVQATTPVTPTGEAPWFYSSESMNSNGGGGGAVHFPMLGCSSLPGPCEVVHIREKAGEPRGSRGSWHEDAPTSSAADKQFKRRSCQMEFEEGISETRSREELGKMSKQSSFSGSMDIIEVS from the exons GTGGTTTTGTAGCATTCTCCTCCTGTTTCCCAGGCCTGTGTGAAGGTAAGCCGGTAGCCACTCTGCCAATGAGCTTGTCTCAGCCATGCCTGCCCGTGGCGAATGTGGGTCTTACACGAATCCTGCCCCATCTCTACCTGGGCTCACAGAAAGATGTGCTCAACAAG GATCTGATGGCTCAGAATGGTATCACGTATGTGTTAAATGCCAGTAACACCTGCCCAAAGCCTGAGTTTATCTCTGAGAGCCATTTCATGCGCATTCCTGTCAATGACAACTACTGTGAAAAACTCCTGCCATGGCTAGACAAAACCAACGAATTTATTG ACAAAGCCAAGGTTTCCAACTGCCGAGTCATTGTCCATTGTTTAGCTGGCATCTCCAGGTCCGCCACCATTGCCATAGCTTATATAATGAAGACAATGGGCTTGTCATCAGATGATGCTTACAG GTTTGTGAAGGACCGCAGGCCTTCAATATCACCTAACTTCAACTTCCTGGGACAGCTGCTGGAGTTTGAAAAAGGTTTGAGGTTGCTGAAGGCTCTGTCTTCAGGTCAAAACAATTCAGAGCAGTTAAAGGAATCCTCAGAGCCTAGAGGACATTCATCTGGTGATCTTGAGAAGGGCTGTCTGGAGGCTGAGAAGGACAGCTCGGAATTAGATGCCAAGCTATCTTCTCCAACCTCCCTCCAGCAGGGTTTTAATGGCTTGAACCTATCAGCAGAGCGCATCCTGGACACCAACCGCCTGAAGCGCTCTTTCTCACTCGATATAAAATCTGTCTATGAGCCCAACCACTGTCCTCGCCTTGCGCCTGTGCATACAGAGGATGTCCCCAAACTCTGCAAGCTGGACAGTCCAGAGGCTGGAGAGGCTAATGGTGTCTGCCAGTACTCCCCTGGTTTTGCTGAATCCCCAGGCCTTTTTCCTGAGAGCAGCTCTCGACCTCGTTCACGGAGGAAAAGCAAGCACAATGGTAGCAGTGCTGGAAGTTCTCCCGTACACTTGCACGGCCTAAATTTTGGACGTTCACTACCTGCACACAAGAGTCCCAGTCTTGATGACAATCTGAAGCCCTCCCTGCTGCTCAGCCTTCCCACTGTGGGCACCGGGCCCATGTGGACCAAGCATAGAGACACCGTACAGGCCACCACCCCTGTCACACCAACAGGCGAAGCCCCCTGGTTCTACAGCTCGGAGTCAATGAACAGCAATGGAGGTGGTGGAGGGGCGGTACACTTTCCAATGCTAGGCTGCAGCAGTCTCCCAGGACCGTGTGAGGTTGTGCATATACGGGAGAAGGCAGGTGAGCCACGAGGCTCAAGGGGCAGCTGGCATGAAGATGCTCCCACTTCCAGTGCTGCTGATAAACAGTTCAAGCGTCGCAGCTGTCAGATGGAGTTCGAAGAGGGGATCTCGGAGACACGTTCAAGAGAAGAATTGGGAAAGATGAGCAAGCAGTCCAGCTTCTCCGGAAGCATGGATATCATTGAAGTATCCTGA
- the LOC127436188 gene encoding dual specificity protein phosphatase 8-like isoform X3 — translation MEIPPKAGGFVAFSSCFPGLCEGKPVATLPMSLSQPCLPVANVGLTRILPHLYLGSQKDVLNKDLMAQNGITYVLNASNTCPKPEFISESHFMRIPVNDNYCEKLLPWLDKTNEFIDKAKVSNCRVIVHCLAGISRSATIAIAYIMKTMGLSSDDAYRFVKDRRPSISPNFNFLGQLLEFEKGLRLLKALSSGQNNSEQLKESSEPRGHSSGDLEKGCLEAEKDSSELDAKLSSPTSLQQGFNGLNLSAERILDTNRLKRSFSLDIKSVYEPNHCPRLAPVHTEDVPKLCKLDSPEAGEANGVCQYSPGFAESPGLFPESSSRPRSRRKSKHNGSSAGSSPVHLHGLNFGRSLPAHKSPSLDDNLKPSLLLSLPTVGTGPMWTKHRDTVQATTPVTPTGEAPWFYSSESMNSNGGGGGAVHFPMLGCSSLPGPCEVVHIREKAGEPRGSRGSWHEDAPTSSAADKQFKRRSCQMEFEEGISETRSREELGKMSKQSSFSGSMDIIEVS, via the exons GTGGTTTTGTAGCATTCTCCTCCTGTTTCCCAGGCCTGTGTGAAGGTAAGCCGGTAGCCACTCTGCCAATGAGCTTGTCTCAGCCATGCCTGCCCGTGGCGAATGTGGGTCTTACACGAATCCTGCCCCATCTCTACCTGGGCTCACAGAAAGATGTGCTCAACAAG GATCTGATGGCTCAGAATGGTATCACGTATGTGTTAAATGCCAGTAACACCTGCCCAAAGCCTGAGTTTATCTCTGAGAGCCATTTCATGCGCATTCCTGTCAATGACAACTACTGTGAAAAACTCCTGCCATGGCTAGACAAAACCAACGAATTTATTG ACAAAGCCAAGGTTTCCAACTGCCGAGTCATTGTCCATTGTTTAGCTGGCATCTCCAGGTCCGCCACCATTGCCATAGCTTATATAATGAAGACAATGGGCTTGTCATCAGATGATGCTTACAG GTTTGTGAAGGACCGCAGGCCTTCAATATCACCTAACTTCAACTTCCTGGGACAGCTGCTGGAGTTTGAAAAAGGTTTGAGGTTGCTGAAGGCTCTGTCTTCAGGTCAAAACAATTCAGAGCAGTTAAAGGAATCCTCAGAGCCTAGAGGACATTCATCTGGTGATCTTGAGAAGGGCTGTCTGGAGGCTGAGAAGGACAGCTCGGAATTAGATGCCAAGCTATCTTCTCCAACCTCCCTCCAGCAGGGTTTTAATGGCTTGAACCTATCAGCAGAGCGCATCCTGGACACCAACCGCCTGAAGCGCTCTTTCTCACTCGATATAAAATCTGTCTATGAGCCCAACCACTGTCCTCGCCTTGCGCCTGTGCATACAGAGGATGTCCCCAAACTCTGCAAGCTGGACAGTCCAGAGGCTGGAGAGGCTAATGGTGTCTGCCAGTACTCCCCTGGTTTTGCTGAATCCCCAGGCCTTTTTCCTGAGAGCAGCTCTCGACCTCGTTCACGGAGGAAAAGCAAGCACAATGGTAGCAGTGCTGGAAGTTCTCCCGTACACTTGCACGGCCTAAATTTTGGACGTTCACTACCTGCACACAAGAGTCCCAGTCTTGATGACAATCTGAAGCCCTCCCTGCTGCTCAGCCTTCCCACTGTGGGCACCGGGCCCATGTGGACCAAGCATAGAGACACCGTACAGGCCACCACCCCTGTCACACCAACAGGCGAAGCCCCCTGGTTCTACAGCTCGGAGTCAATGAACAGCAATGGAGGTGGTGGAGGGGCGGTACACTTTCCAATGCTAGGCTGCAGCAGTCTCCCAGGACCGTGTGAGGTTGTGCATATACGGGAGAAGGCAGGTGAGCCACGAGGCTCAAGGGGCAGCTGGCATGAAGATGCTCCCACTTCCAGTGCTGCTGATAAACAGTTCAAGCGTCGCAGCTGTCAGATGGAGTTCGAAGAGGGGATCTCGGAGACACGTTCAAGAGAAGAATTGGGAAAGATGAGCAAGCAGTCCAGCTTCTCCGGAAGCATGGATATCATTGAAGTATCCTGA